A segment of the Eleutherodactylus coqui strain aEleCoq1 chromosome 6, aEleCoq1.hap1, whole genome shotgun sequence genome:
ATCTGTACGAATTCTAGAAAGAAAAACCATGGATAATGTTAGGTGGGAAGAGAACAAAGACATCTTGGTCCACCTCATGTAGTGAGTGTTCTAGCCATGTCTCAGACAGTAACATTAAAGTGTGATGCTGACCCTACAGGAGAGTAGAGTCACTCTGTCCTACCTGGGACTGACACTCCGCAGGTCCCGGCACATCATAAATAAGGGTTCCCACAAAATATCAGGAACACAGTTAATGTTGTAAATACCTACAAAGGTCAGCCATTGGTTGCTCATGTTCAGCTTCTTCCAAGGCATGGCTATCAAAATAAAGTTAATCGGCCTTAATTTGATAATTGTACTACAATACTGGTCCACCACCCAGTATAGAGCCGCAGAACCTCTTCACCGATGAAGCCCAGTCACCATTTACTACATGACTAGAAGAGACTATATAACAAGTATATAGAGTTGTAGGTGTGACTGATTACAAGTTCATTGAGAACACGTTTACCTTCATAGTTGACCTGCCCATCGCCATCTATATCAGCTTCTCTGATCATTTCGTCTACCTCTTCATCTGTTAGTTTTTCCCCTAGGTTAGTCATTACGTGACGGAGCTCTGCTGCACTGATGTAACCATTCCCATCCTGTAAGAAACAAATTTTACTTTATATGTCGATTATATTTTCTTTACAAAGTAAACACTATTATTCTGGGATGTGTTACCTTATCAAACACTCTGAATGCTTCACGGATCTCTTCTTCACTATCTGtgtctttcatttttcttgccatcATTGTCAGAAATTCTGGAAAGTCGATTGTGCCATTGCCTGGATAAACATGAAGTTGGGCAATGAGCTTGGAAAGCACTTAAGAGGTCAATCACTTTACTACCATTTTTTCTATATAGGGTTGAAGCTGCTATAACCAAGCACACGTTTGCAATATTTAGGGTTGTCACCAAAAATGCTGAGGTCAGTGCCCATATCTGCAGCACCCACTAGTATAGATTACTTCCTGCCTCTGCCTACAACAGATCTCTTAAACAAGCCTATGTATTGAGTCCGCTGGGAGTAATCACTGCAAACCACACTGCACTTGTGGCTGTCGGCACTGCAGGACCCCGCCTGCACACCGGCACTTGAACAGTGTTGGCATACCATGATTATAAGCAGAGGGCCTTAGAATACTAGAAGCAAAGTGTAACACTACCAGTAACGTGCACCAGAGCAAGCTCAAAGCTTCCAACTATGAGGAAGAGCACATTTATCAGCATATTCCTGTTTAGTCTAACAAATCAGGATATTCACTCAGAGCAGGAAACAGACTGTTGAAATAAGTGTTCAGTATGCAAAAACTATGTACATACAAAAGGGGTATACCACTTTAAACAAGCTTGGGTGTGCCACTTTACAGCTCTACAAAGCAcctggcatcttctccctcccaCGGACCCCAGCGTGTTCTGCATTTAATTCAATTACATGAGAAACCAAAGCGACGATCTGACTATCATTCCTCAGAAAGCAGCCCTTTAAGGGTTGCCTATGGTGGGCGAGACAAAACCACTTACCATCAGCATCTACTTCATTGATCATGTCCTGTAGCTCTGCTTCTGTGGGGTTCTGACCAAGTGACCGCATGACTGTACCCAGTTCCTTAGTGGTAATGGTGCCATCCCCATCCTTATCAAATAAGGAGAAAGCTTCCTTGAATTCTGCAAGAgggaaaaaaggttttaaaaaagttatcacaaactgaattaaaaaaaaataaaattacataaaatccAGCCCCTAGCCCTATTTATTAGCCTGAGCAAACTCCCATGAAGTCCCTAGACACAAGCCCAGCATCAACCGGTGCATGCAGACAAGTACAAAACATCCATGTTATCAGGACCTGTAATATACAGGATAAACCATGAATATTTGTGCAGATATTACAAGTCTCCACGTGCCACAACTCCTCAAG
Coding sequences within it:
- the CALM1 gene encoding calmodulin-1; the encoded protein is MADQLTEEQIAEFKEAFSLFDKDGDGTITTKELGTVMRSLGQNPTEAELQDMINEVDADGNGTIDFPEFLTMMARKMKDTDSEEEIREAFRVFDKDGNGYISAAELRHVMTNLGEKLTDEEVDEMIREADIDGDGQVNYEEFVQMMTAK